The sequence TTTTGTTTTATCTCTTGAAAGTATTGATGTATTGCATTTGGCTCTCCAGTATTACATGCTTCAATAAGATCAGGCATATTATAATAATATTTTACTGAACTTTGTTGCCTTAATTCTGGTATTGTTGATGTATTTTCTGAGTTTACTACTGCTGCATTTGCTGTAGGTAAATCTTGCACTACTGGTGGTAAAGTTGCTACTAATGACTGAGATTCTATTGATAATGATTCATATTGATTAATAAGGTTTAAAGCAGCAGTTAGTATCGTTTGGTGAAATAAGTATGTTAGATTATTGGGATCATATTCTCGAGCTAAGTTGATATATTCTAAAGCCGTCTTATAAGTAGAGGGGGATGAATACATTATAGATAGTTCTAGAAGTAGCTTAGGTATCTCGTCAGAAGGAAGTTGTTTTAGAATATCAGCGAGTCTATAATATAGTTTGTGTAAGTTGTAAAAGAAATCATTAAGAGGTACTGTAAAAAAACAACTTATAAAAAGGAAAGATATGTCAGAAAAAATAGAAAAGAAGTTTCTAGAACTAAACGCTAATCATATAAGTAATGAATTAGTAGAAGAATTATTATCAAAAGCCGATCCATCTAAATTGTTTGGTAGAGAAGGATTATTTCAACAACTAAAAAAGCAAATAGTTGAAAAAATATTAGAAAGTGAACTAGAGCATGAATTAGGTTATTCAAAGCATAGTAAAATGCCGAAAGTAGATAATAATCGTCGTAATGGTAGCTATGAAAAGACAATAATTGATGATGATGGTAGGAAGGTTACTCTGGAAGTACCAAGAGATCGAGAAGGAGAGTTTGTTCCGAAATTAATACCTAAAGGGCTGAGAAGATTCAGTGGATTTGACGATAAAGTTATCTCACTTTATGGTCGAGGAATGACAGTCAGTGAAATTCGAGGTCATTTGGAAGAAATATATCAAACTGAGGTTTCCGGTGATTTAATATCGACAATAACCGATGGAGTAATAGACGAAGTAACTAGGTGGCAAAATCGAGGTTTAGATAAGGTTTATCCAATATTATACTTAGACTGTATTCACGTTAAGTCTAGGGATAACCAGGTAGTGATAAATAAAGCAGTATATTTAGCGATTGCTGTTAATATAGAAGGAAAGAAGGAGTTGCTGGGTATTTGGGTAGGAAAAAATGAAGGTGCTAAATTCTGGATGCAAGTAGTTACTGAGTTAAAAAATCGAGGAGTAGAACAAATTTATGTTGCTTGTGTTGATGGTCTAAAAGGTTTTCCGGAAGCGATAAGTAGCATATTTCCTGCGACTATAGTACAGTTATGTATAGTTCATATGGTTCGCAATTCAGTGAAGTATGTCTCATATAAGGATTTAAAGGAGGTGACCACAGATTTGAAGCAAATTTATACAGCAAATAATGAAGAAATGGCAAGTCTAAAACTTCAACAATTTAGTTCAAAATGGGACAAAAAATACCCAGTAATTTCTGATATTTGGCAACGTAATTGGTGTGGGATAATCCCATTTTTTGCTTTTCCTGAGGAAATAAGAAAGGTAATTTATACAACAAATACCATTGAATCTGTCAACCGTCAAATTAGAAAAATCATCAAAAATAAGGGGGTGTTTCCAGATGATAAATCAATTCAGAAAATAATATTTTTAGCTCTGCAAAATGCATCTAAAAAATGGACTATGCCCATAAAAGATTGGTCATTAGCTTTGAATCAATTTGAAATACTTTGTGGTGATTTTAAATATGATTTATTGGAATGTAAAAAATAGAACTTACACAAAATAAATGATTGACTCATATCAGCATTAAAATTTATACTTCCGCATAAAATTTGTGTTTTTATTTGTTCTGTTAAAGAACAAGTATTTTTAAATTCTTTGTCACGCAGTATCTCCTTTAATATTATTTGCTTGTAATATTGGGTTTGTGCTTTGTTATCTGAGTATATAGCATGATTAAAGGCAGTAATTACTACAGATGCTTTCTCCTGATAAGAAAGATGTATAATAGATGATTTTGGAGGATATATTGCATTATTAATGATTTTGTCTATTATTAAAAGGTGAGGTACTGAATCCTTATGTTCTTCAGCTAGAGTTCGTGATTTGTCCTTATCATCCAACCCTGAATAGATACCGTATAACTCTAGAAAAGTATCTTTACAATTTGGATTTTTTTCATAATATCTCTTGAAGCATATCTCAGCATCTGGTAAATTACCTAGAGCCTTACTTATTATTCCTAAGTTCCAATAATGATTCATAATAAATTCAGATAAATCAGACTTTTTATCCAATGGGTCTAATTTTGATGAATCTTCTTGTGCATCTTTAATGAGTTGACATGTAATATTTAAAAAATCATATGCTTCTTTTATATTACCAGTATTAATCAGAAATTCTGTTATCTTCTGAGAGAGGGCCATTGATTTCTTAAAATATGGCTGATTAACAATAGCATTTAAGATATCTGTAGTTATAGATTTAATAATGTTAGTGTAATCAAAAAATATTTCTATTATAAAACTATTTTGATCGATTGATGCTATTAGTTCTAGAAATGACTCTATTATCTTATGTGAAGGTATAGGTTTTCCTATCTTGTATAAATATAATATACCACTAGCTTTAGTGTAAGCTGCCCAAGCAATTTGAGTAGTCTTAATATTATCATCACATTGTATCTTTATCTGTACACGTTTTCCTGGTATTTGATAGATAATGCCTGGAGTTTTGTTATTAGCTGGTACCCAAATATCTTTAATGCCAAAAATATCTTTAATATTTTTAGCAATATTCTTATCGTAATCTCTGTATACTCCGTTCTTTTCCTCTCGTGAAAGGCATAAATTACAAAGCAAGGCTGGCATTGTAAGTTTTTCATACTCCTTTAGTATATTTTTTCCAAATATTTTTACTATATCATCAATTGGACCATATCGACAAAGACGCTCTAAGAATTCTTGGTGTTTAGGAGTAAATTTCTTAACCGTAAAATCTTTCTCTTTATATTGTGCAATAAGTAACAGAGAATCCAAAGGATTCTTTAATTCTGAACTTGGTATTATTTGCAGTTTTTTTTCTTTTGACATGAAATGTTCTTTTTTTGGCTATATAATTTTTATGCCGTATTAAACGGGCTGTTATTTTATGTCGCACATTATATCAACTGTAATTATTAATGCAAATATTATTTTTATAAAGCGATTATTTTATAATCTCAATTTGTAAATTGATACCATTTATTGTAGATATTGATGCAATTTATTGCCATTTTTCTTAAGCCATAATCTAGCCAACTTATAATCAGGATAGAGTTTTGCCACTAAATGCCAGAAATGTTTACTGTGATTCATTTCCATTATATGACATATTTCATGTACCACTAAGTATTTTAGTA comes from Candidatus Tisiphia endosymbiont of Sialis lutaria and encodes:
- a CDS encoding IS256 family transposase → MSEKIEKKFLELNANHISNELVEELLSKADPSKLFGREGLFQQLKKQIVEKILESELEHELGYSKHSKMPKVDNNRRNGSYEKTIIDDDGRKVTLEVPRDREGEFVPKLIPKGLRRFSGFDDKVISLYGRGMTVSEIRGHLEEIYQTEVSGDLISTITDGVIDEVTRWQNRGLDKVYPILYLDCIHVKSRDNQVVINKAVYLAIAVNIEGKKELLGIWVGKNEGAKFWMQVVTELKNRGVEQIYVACVDGLKGFPEAISSIFPATIVQLCIVHMVRNSVKYVSYKDLKEVTTDLKQIYTANNEEMASLKLQQFSSKWDKKYPVISDIWQRNWCGIIPFFAFPEEIRKVIYTTNTIESVNRQIRKIIKNKGVFPDDKSIQKIIFLALQNASKKWTMPIKDWSLALNQFEILCGDFKYDLLECKK